Proteins from one Chromatiales bacterium genomic window:
- a CDS encoding ATP synthase subunit I — MTGATQNQKVLRRAAYRLAAWQAALTFGVAAVAAAVGGVEAAQSALMGGGISIVAGLYQALRMFSGQAALQPERFMRSVYTGEAIKIALTVALFIVVIRVMRPQFAPMIVAYAATFVVYLVALGTGYPWMRNDFGAAKLPGPVNGRDSPNDD; from the coding sequence ATGACTGGCGCGACGCAGAACCAGAAAGTGCTGCGCCGGGCCGCGTATCGCCTCGCTGCCTGGCAGGCCGCCCTGACATTCGGGGTAGCCGCAGTCGCCGCTGCGGTCGGCGGGGTTGAGGCAGCACAGTCGGCATTGATGGGCGGTGGCATCAGCATCGTCGCGGGCCTCTATCAGGCACTGCGGATGTTCAGCGGCCAGGCGGCCCTGCAACCCGAACGCTTTATGCGCTCGGTCTATACAGGTGAAGCGATAAAGATCGCCCTGACGGTGGCGCTCTTTATCGTGGTGATCCGGGTCATGCGCCCGCAGTTCGCGCCAATGATCGTCGCCTATGCGGCGACCTTTGTCGTCTATCTGGTGGCGCTCGGTACGGGTTATCCCTGGATGCGGAATGATTTCGGTGCGGCTAAGCTTCCCGGCCCGGTAAATGGCCGCGACAGCCCTAACGACGACTAG
- the atpB gene encoding F0F1 ATP synthase subunit A, whose amino-acid sequence MSAEAHTPADYIRHHLTHLQVCKTDEGWVWNECAGNFMAINVDSMFFSVGLLIFLCWLFRRVAVKATTREPGRIQAMVELIYDVVDSSVRSTFHGKSNLIAPLALTIVSWVFMMNLLDLIPVDFVPYAVEQPGIAEFLRIVPTADVNVTFGMSLSVFALVIFYSIKMKGAGGFLSELTMNPLNPKTLGMPLLAWPLVIAFNFLLESVALLAKPLSLALRLFGNMYAGELMFILIALLGIWQLPLHFPWAVFHILIITLQAYIFMMLTIVYLSQAHEHH is encoded by the coding sequence ATGTCAGCAGAAGCCCATACCCCTGCCGATTACATCCGCCACCACCTCACCCACCTGCAGGTCTGCAAGACCGATGAAGGCTGGGTGTGGAACGAGTGCGCCGGCAATTTCATGGCCATCAACGTGGATTCCATGTTTTTCTCGGTCGGCCTGCTGATCTTCCTGTGCTGGCTGTTCAGGCGCGTGGCCGTCAAGGCCACCACGCGCGAGCCGGGACGGATACAGGCGATGGTGGAACTCATCTACGATGTGGTCGATTCCAGCGTACGCAGTACCTTTCACGGCAAGAGCAATCTGATCGCACCCCTGGCGCTGACCATCGTGTCCTGGGTCTTCATGATGAATCTGCTCGACCTGATTCCGGTCGATTTCGTCCCCTACGCCGTCGAGCAGCCCGGGATCGCCGAATTCCTGCGCATCGTGCCCACCGCTGATGTGAACGTGACCTTCGGCATGTCACTTTCCGTTTTCGCGCTGGTGATCTTCTACAGCATCAAGATGAAGGGGGCGGGCGGCTTTCTCAGTGAGCTGACCATGAACCCGCTCAACCCGAAGACCCTCGGCATGCCCCTGCTGGCCTGGCCGCTGGTGATCGCCTTCAATTTCCTGCTCGAGAGCGTGGCCCTGCTGGCCAAGCCGCTTTCGCTCGCCCTGCGTCTCTTCGGCAACATGTATGCCGGCGAGCTGATGTTCATATTGATCGCCCTGCTGGGAATCTGGCAGCTGCCCCTGCACTTCCCCTGGGCGGTGTTCCACATTCTGATCATTACCTTGCAGGCCTACATCTTCATGATGCTCACCATCGTCTACCTGAGTCAGGCGCACGAGCATCACTAG
- a CDS encoding F0F1 ATP synthase subunit B: MNINLTLLGQAIAMAVFVWFCMKYVWPPLMQIIEERQQQIADGLAAADKGARSFEEAQTRIAALVEEARGQARTIIDQAQTRANDIVDEARTDADQERERIIQAGKADIDQQINRARDELRAQVASIAVAGAEKILAREIDARAHQDLLDKLVAQI; the protein is encoded by the coding sequence GTGAATATCAATCTCACGTTGCTCGGTCAGGCGATCGCGATGGCGGTCTTCGTCTGGTTCTGCATGAAGTATGTCTGGCCTCCGCTCATGCAGATCATCGAAGAGCGGCAGCAGCAGATCGCTGACGGACTGGCAGCTGCCGACAAGGGTGCCCGCTCCTTCGAAGAAGCGCAGACGCGCATCGCCGCGCTGGTTGAAGAAGCGCGCGGACAGGCACGCACCATCATCGACCAGGCGCAGACCCGCGCCAACGACATCGTCGATGAGGCGCGTACCGATGCTGATCAGGAGCGTGAGCGCATCATCCAGGCAGGCAAGGCCGATATCGACCAGCAGATCAACCGTGCCCGCGATGAGCTGCGGGCCCAGGTTGCGTCGATCGCGGTCGCCGGTGCCGAGAAGATCCTGGCGCGGGAAATCGATGCCCGTGCCCACCAGGATCTGCTCGACAAGCTCGTGGCACAGATCTAG
- the atpE gene encoding F0F1 ATP synthase subunit C — protein METVIASTAIAVALMMGLSALAVGIGMGLLGGRFLEACARQPELANMLTTKMFLAVALLDAVAMIGVGIALFFAFANPFIGQLQSAVGG, from the coding sequence ATGGAAACTGTAATTGCCTCAACTGCGATCGCCGTCGCGCTGATGATGGGCCTGAGTGCGCTCGCCGTAGGCATCGGCATGGGCCTGCTCGGCGGCCGCTTCCTCGAAGCGTGCGCCCGCCAGCCCGAACTGGCCAACATGCTGACCACCAAGATGTTCCTTGCCGTCGCACTGCTCGACGCCGTGGCCATGATCGGTGTGGGTATCGCGCTGTTCTTCGCCTTCGCCAATCCCTTCATTGGCCAGCTGCAGTCAGCTGTCGGCGGTTAA
- a CDS encoding F0F1 ATP synthase subunit alpha, whose protein sequence is MALKASEISELLKQRIKNFESAAEARDVGTVIAVTDGICRIHGLADAKYGEMLEFPKNTFGLALNLEQDSVGAVVLGDYKHISEGDTVKTTGRILEVPVGHGLLGRVVNSLGEPIDGKGPIKASGRSPIEQVAPGVITRQSVNQPVQTGLKAIDAMVPIGRGQRELIIGDRQTGKTAVAVDAIINQKGTGIKCIYVAIGQKNSSVATVVRKLEEAGAMDHTIVVAATASESAAMQYIAPYSGCAMGEFFRDNGEDALIIYDDLTKQAWAYRQVSLLLRRPPGREAYPGDVFYLHSRLLERAARVNAAFVEQATGGRVKGKTGSLTALPIIETQAGDVSAFVPTNVISITDGQIYLETDLFNAGIRPAINAGLSVSRVGGSAQTKIIKKLGGGIRLALAQYRELAAFAQFASDLDESTRKSLDRGQRVTELMKQKQYSPLSVGLMAVSLFAVNEGYLDDVPAKDVTRFEASMHDFVSDKFGALIARIDSTGDYNDEIVAGLHKAIAEFKKSGTY, encoded by the coding sequence ATGGCACTGAAAGCCTCCGAGATCAGCGAGCTGCTCAAGCAGCGCATCAAGAACTTCGAAAGTGCTGCAGAAGCACGCGACGTGGGTACGGTCATCGCCGTCACCGACGGTATCTGCCGTATTCACGGCCTCGCCGACGCCAAATACGGCGAAATGCTGGAGTTCCCGAAAAACACCTTTGGCCTCGCACTGAATCTCGAGCAGGATTCGGTCGGCGCCGTGGTGCTCGGCGACTACAAGCACATCTCCGAAGGCGATACGGTGAAAACCACCGGCCGCATTCTCGAGGTACCGGTGGGCCACGGTTTGCTGGGCCGCGTGGTCAACTCGCTGGGCGAGCCGATCGATGGCAAGGGGCCGATCAAGGCCTCCGGCCGCTCGCCGATCGAACAGGTGGCGCCGGGCGTCATCACCCGCCAGTCCGTCAACCAGCCGGTGCAGACCGGCCTGAAAGCCATCGATGCCATGGTGCCGATCGGCCGCGGCCAGCGCGAGCTGATCATCGGCGACCGCCAGACCGGCAAGACTGCCGTGGCGGTCGACGCGATCATCAACCAGAAGGGCACCGGCATCAAATGCATCTACGTCGCCATCGGCCAGAAGAACTCCTCGGTCGCGACGGTGGTGCGCAAGCTCGAAGAAGCCGGCGCCATGGATCACACCATCGTGGTGGCGGCGACGGCCTCCGAGTCGGCAGCGATGCAGTACATCGCGCCGTATTCCGGTTGCGCGATGGGCGAGTTCTTCCGCGACAACGGCGAAGACGCCCTGATCATCTATGACGATCTGACCAAGCAGGCCTGGGCTTACCGCCAGGTATCCCTGCTGCTGCGCCGTCCGCCGGGCCGTGAAGCCTATCCCGGCGACGTGTTCTATCTGCACTCCCGACTGCTCGAGCGCGCTGCACGCGTCAACGCGGCCTTTGTCGAACAGGCGACTGGCGGCAGGGTGAAGGGCAAGACCGGCTCGCTGACAGCGCTGCCGATCATCGAAACCCAGGCCGGCGACGTGTCGGCATTCGTGCCGACCAACGTGATCTCGATCACCGACGGCCAGATCTACCTTGAAACCGACCTGTTCAATGCCGGTATCCGCCCGGCCATCAACGCCGGTCTATCGGTGTCCCGAGTCGGTGGGTCGGCGCAAACCAAGATCATCAAGAAGCTCGGCGGCGGTATCCGTCTGGCACTCGCCCAGTACCGCGAACTGGCGGCCTTCGCGCAGTTTGCCTCGGATCTCGACGAATCGACCCGCAAGAGCCTCGATCGTGGTCAGCGTGTTACCGAGCTGATGAAGCAGAAGCAGTACAGCCCGCTGTCCGTCGGACTGATGGCCGTGTCGCTGTTTGCCGTCAATGAAGGCTATCTCGATGATGTGCCGGCGAAGGATGTCACCCGTTTCGAGGCGTCGATGCATGATTTCGTGAGCGACAAGTTCGGCGCACTGATTGCCCGGATCGACTCGACTGGCGACTACAACGACGAGATCGTTGCGGGTCTGCACAAGGCCATCGCCGAGTTCAAGAAGAGCGGCACTTACTGA
- a CDS encoding F0F1 ATP synthase subunit delta: MTDHAFAARPYAQAVFEIAKATGDFRSWSAFLQLAATLVMDPDLGKTLRAPGSDVDKIAVAMADICREQLGSQAFAGDGARDTATNFLRLLGENRRLPALPDIAGRYEVLRAEAENTLDVVLTSASAVDEGQQSRIAASLRQRLGREIRISVKLDPALIGGARLQIGDRVIDGSVRTGLDKLATALSV; this comes from the coding sequence ATGACCGATCACGCCTTTGCCGCCCGCCCCTACGCCCAGGCAGTTTTCGAGATTGCCAAAGCGACCGGCGATTTCCGTTCCTGGTCAGCGTTTCTGCAGCTGGCAGCAACCCTGGTCATGGATCCGGATCTTGGCAAGACCTTGCGGGCACCCGGCAGCGACGTGGACAAGATCGCTGTGGCAATGGCGGACATCTGCCGTGAACAGCTCGGCAGCCAGGCCTTCGCAGGCGACGGCGCCCGCGACACAGCCACCAACTTCCTGCGCCTGCTTGGCGAGAACCGCCGCCTTCCCGCCCTGCCGGACATCGCGGGGCGCTACGAGGTACTCCGGGCTGAAGCAGAAAATACTCTCGACGTGGTGCTGACTTCGGCATCCGCGGTGGATGAGGGACAACAGTCCCGGATTGCGGCGTCGCTCAGGCAGCGCCTCGGCCGGGAAATCCGGATCAGCGTAAAGCTCGATCCGGCACTGATCGGCGGTGCGCGTCTCCAGATCGGAGATCGCGTCATCGACGGCAGCGTACGTACAGGACTGGACAAACTGGCAACCGCCCTGAGCGTCTGA